In Quercus lobata isolate SW786 chromosome 12, ValleyOak3.0 Primary Assembly, whole genome shotgun sequence, a genomic segment contains:
- the LOC115970138 gene encoding uncharacterized protein LOC115970138, with translation MKLDHSTTEPPQKDEIKKSPEQTFDNKTFEVIDTKPSPHTNNDPSDPPTNNVDTTTETLGNYEIKKKADQTSDRNTFHVLDRKPLTNANNDASGSKQEDNDDAIPSMSSASNVEDAEPNDDNMFFQDLINHRKATKQKSSKKKKLRRRK, from the exons ATGAAACTTGATCATAGCACAACA GAACCACCGCAAAAGGATGAAATCAAGAAAAGTCCAGAACAGACTTTTGACAACAAAACATTTGAAGTTATTGATACAAAACCATCCCCACACACAAATAATGATCCAAGTGATCCACCCACAAATAATGTTGATACCACAACA GAAACATTGGGgaattatgaaatcaagaaaaaagcAGATCAAACTTCAGACAGAAACACATTTCATGTTCTTGATAGAAAACCATTAACAAACGCAAATAATGATGCAAGTGGATCAAAACAAGAAGACAATGATGATGCCATCCCATCAATGAGTTCTGCCTCTAATGTTGAAGATGCGGAACCAAATGACGATAACATGTTCTTTCAAGATCTGATAAATCATCGAAAAGctacaaaacaaaagtcatcaaagaagaagaagcttcgAAGACGCAAATGA